The Candidatus Tanganyikabacteria bacterium genome has a segment encoding these proteins:
- a CDS encoding HD domain-containing protein, with the protein MPINIPVKQNEKLEALLERVQRDEELNQLWRCANVNAVNRLHMSDHGYVHVKIVANLSLKLLRLLVDAGIDPGIVTDHALRREDAEVVVVLASLLHDVGLSVHWDHHEVYSVFIANERLPGLLAGLYEKDELVVVQSEILHAIVAHGGSTRCLTLEAGIVKVANALDMSQGRSRIPFEAGSVNIHSVSAQAIDKVDLKKGDAKPVNIEVHMNNSAGIYQLDHLLKHKLEASGLAPHIEVTARVEGETDKRLIHLYNFNAE; encoded by the coding sequence ATGCCCATCAACATCCCGGTCAAGCAGAACGAGAAGCTCGAAGCCCTGCTAGAGCGCGTGCAGCGCGACGAGGAGCTGAATCAGCTCTGGCGCTGCGCCAACGTCAACGCGGTCAACCGGCTCCACATGAGCGATCACGGCTACGTCCACGTGAAAATCGTGGCCAACCTGTCGCTCAAGCTCTTGCGGCTCCTGGTCGATGCGGGCATCGATCCCGGCATCGTCACCGACCACGCGCTGCGCCGCGAGGATGCCGAGGTCGTGGTCGTGCTGGCGAGCCTGCTCCACGACGTGGGCCTCTCCGTCCACTGGGACCACCACGAGGTTTACAGCGTCTTCATCGCAAACGAGCGGCTGCCGGGACTGCTGGCGGGGCTGTACGAGAAGGACGAGCTCGTCGTCGTGCAGTCGGAAATCCTGCACGCCATCGTGGCCCACGGCGGGTCCACCCGCTGCCTGACCCTGGAGGCGGGCATCGTCAAGGTCGCCAACGCCCTGGACATGAGCCAGGGCCGGAGCCGGATCCCCTTCGAGGCCGGGAGCGTCAACATTCACAGCGTCTCGGCCCAGGCCATCGACAAGGTCGATCTGAAGAAGGGCGACGCCAAGCCGGTCAACATCGAGGTCCACATGAACAACTCGGCGGGCATCTACCAGCTCGACCACCTCCTCAAGCACAAGCTCGAGGCTTCGGGGCTGGCGCCCCACATCGAGGTCACCGCCCGCGTGGAAGGCGAGACCGACAAGCGCCTCATCCACCTCTACAACTTCAACGCGGAATGA
- a CDS encoding sulfite exporter TauE/SafE family protein produces MTGGYLLGAVSIGIGTGVLSGFFGVGGGIVSTPAIRVLLDVAPLIALGTPLPVTLPSAISGGLRYARQGLVDLRVAAWAAAAGVPASVLGAWATAFLAGELMMVLTAILIAAVGLDFASGARERRLAASPEVTPEAQAARWRWLLVGAIVGFVSGFLGIGGGVLAVPIFVAWLRMPIKRAFGTSLILVALIALPGSLVHLVLGHVDLVLAGLLTLGVVPGAWLGAGLAARLSDGRLIRAFGVFLLCVAVAFGYQEVRGLLDP; encoded by the coding sequence ATGACCGGGGGCTACTTGCTCGGGGCCGTGTCCATCGGCATCGGGACGGGTGTCCTCTCCGGTTTCTTCGGCGTGGGGGGCGGCATCGTCAGCACGCCCGCCATCCGGGTCCTGCTCGACGTGGCGCCGCTGATCGCCCTGGGCACACCCCTGCCCGTCACCCTGCCGTCCGCCATTTCCGGCGGCCTGCGCTACGCTCGGCAGGGCCTGGTGGACCTGCGGGTGGCCGCATGGGCCGCCGCCGCGGGCGTGCCCGCCAGCGTCCTGGGCGCCTGGGCCACGGCGTTCCTGGCCGGGGAACTCATGATGGTCCTGACGGCGATCCTCATCGCGGCCGTGGGTCTGGATTTCGCGAGCGGCGCCCGCGAGCGGCGCCTGGCAGCCAGCCCCGAGGTCACGCCCGAGGCGCAGGCGGCGCGCTGGCGGTGGCTCCTGGTGGGAGCGATCGTCGGGTTCGTGTCGGGCTTCCTCGGCATCGGCGGCGGGGTACTGGCCGTGCCCATCTTCGTCGCGTGGCTGCGAATGCCGATCAAGCGGGCATTCGGCACGTCGCTCATCCTGGTGGCGCTGATCGCCCTGCCCGGCAGCCTGGTCCACCTGGTGCTCGGGCACGTGGACCTGGTGCTCGCCGGGTTGCTCACGCTGGGCGTGGTGCCTGGCGCCTGGCTCGGCGCCGGCCTCGCGGCGCGCCTGTCCGACGGCCGGCTGATCCGCGCCTTCGGAGTCTTCCTGCTCTGCGTCGCCGTGGCGTTCGGCTACCAGGAAGTGCGGGGACTCCTCGATCCGTGA